From a single Nicotiana tomentosiformis chromosome 2, ASM39032v3, whole genome shotgun sequence genomic region:
- the LOC104113363 gene encoding sugar transporter ERD6-like 6 isoform X2 has product MSFPEDSASCEEGLIRKPLLPPKGKDMARTSFRDDSASSEEGLIRKPLLHTGSWYRMGSRQSSNSMMESSPQILRESISIYLCVLIVALGSIQFGFTLGYTNPTQSDIMDDLVLSISEFSIFGSLANVGAMVGAIASGQISEYIGRKGMLMIASIPNISGWLAISFARDTSFLYMGRLMEGFGVGIISYVVPVYIAEISPQNMRGVLGSINNLCLTVGTMLAYLLGLFTPWRVLAILGMLPCTILIPGLFFIPESPRWLAKMGNFEDFETSLQVLRGFDTDISLEVNEIKRSVGSSSKKATIRFSELKRKRYYYPLLIGIGLLTLQQLSGINGVLFYSSNIFKSAGVSSSKAATFGLGAIQVIVTAIVASLVDRAGRRMSSSLMTVSSFLVAIAFYLKDLTPESWHPALGILSLVGLVVLVMAFGLGLGSIPWIIMSEILPVNIKSLGGSVATLANWLTSWIVTMTANLLLTWSKGGTFIVYAVMSASTIVFVRLWVPETKGRTLEEIQRSFR; this is encoded by the exons ATGAGTTTTCCAGAAGATTCCGCAAGCTGTGAGGAGGGGTTAATTCGAAAGCCATTACTGCCACCAAAAGGGAAAGACATGGCGCGGACGAGTTTTAGAGATGATTCAGCTAGCTCTGAGGAAGGGCTTATTAGGAAGCCATTGTTGCATACTGGGAGTTGGTATCGAATGGGGTCAAGGCAATCCAGCAATAGCATGATGGAATCATCGCCCCAAATACTTCGTGAATCAATCTCCATTTATCTCTGTGTCCTCATTGTTGCCTTAGGCTCCATCCAATTTGGCTTCACA TTGGGGTACACTAATCCTACGCAGTCTGACATCATGGACGACCTCGTACTTTCAATTTCAGAG TTTTCAATCTTTGGATCTTTAGCGAATGTGGGTGCAATGGTTGGTGCAATTGCAAGTGGTCAGATATCTGAATACATTGGCCGAAAAGGG ATGCTAATGATTGCATCAATTCCTAATATTAGTGGATGGCTTGCTATTTCATTTGCCAGA GACACTTCATTTTTATACATGGGAAGATTAATGGAAGGATTTGGTGTGGGCATTATTTCCTATGTG GTACCTGTATATATAGCGGAGATTTCACCTCAAAACATGAGAGGAGTCCTTGGATCCATTAATAAT CTCTGTTTAACAGTTGGGACAATGTTGGCATATCTATTGGGTCTCTTTACACCTTGGAGAGTGCTTGCAATTTTAG GAATGTTGCCATGCACAATATTGATACCTGGTCTGTTTTTTATACCAGAATCTCCTCGTTGGTTG GCTAAAATGGGGAATTTTGAGGATTTCGAAACTTCTTTGCAAGTTCTAAGGGGATTTGACACTGACATATCCTTAGAAGTGAATGAGATTAAG AGATCTGTGGGATCATCAAGTAAGAAAGCTACAATTAGGTTTTCTGAGCTTAAGAGAAAGCGATATTACTATCCTTTGCTG ATAGGTATAGGATTACTCACTCTCCAGCAACTCAGTGGCATTAATGGTGTCTTATTCTATTCCAGTAACATCTTCAAATCTGCTG GAGTTTCATCGAGTAAAGCTGCAACATTTGGACTCGGGGCTATTCAG GTCATTGTTACTGCTATAGTTGCATCACTTGTGGACAGGGCGGGTCGCAGG ATGTCCTCTTCGTTAATGACAGTTAGTAGCTTCCTTGTTGCAATAGCATTCTACCTAAAG GATCTTACGCCTGAATCTTGGCATCCTGCCTTAGGAATATTATCTCTGGTTGGACTTGTG GTTTTGGTGATGGCATTTGGCCTGGGATTAGGGTCCATTCCATGGATCATAATGTCTGAG ATACTACCAGTGAACATTAAAAGTCTAGGAGGCAGTGTTGCTACACTGGCCAATTGGCTAACATCATGGATTGTTACAATGACAGCAAACTTGCTTTTGACTTGGAGCAAAGGAG GAACATTCATCGTCTATGCAGTGATGTCGGCTTCTACAATTGTTTTTGTTAGACTTTGGGTTCCTGAAACCAAAGGAAGAACTCTTGAAGAGATTCAGCGTTCCTTCAGATGA
- the LOC104097282 gene encoding DNA-3-methyladenine glycosylase 1-like isoform X1, producing the protein MGEQTQVQAKPETQTPPQPQPQPNSDSTLVSNSPVDLPPNPSNPSKIPIRPQKIRKLSSLPSSKTPQITASSATPASTKSRRKSTPKSSSRVLPQIIKPLSADGEIDNALLHLRSADPLLGSLIDTLRVPQFESYHSPFLALSKSILYQQLAYKAGTSIYTRFVSLCGGEDAVCPDVVLSLSAQQLKQIGVSGRKASYLYDLAHKYKNGILCDDALVKMDDKSLFTMLSMVKGIGSWSVHMFMIFSLHRPDVLPVSDLGVRKGVQLLYGLEELPRPSQMEQLCEKWRPYRSAGAWYMWRFVEEKGTPTTAAAAIDAGNVQPLQQIQTGQETQQHQLQLLEPINGIGNLGYLTIFRLKACIWSQ; encoded by the exons ATGGGTGAACAAACCCAAGTACAAGCAAAACCCGAAACCCAAACTCCACCTCAACCCCAACCCCAACCCAATTCCGACTCCACCCTTGTATCCAACTCTCCCGTTGATCTTCCCCCAAACCCCTCTAACCCTTCCAAAATCCCAATTCGACCCCAAAAAATACGAAAACTCTCTTCCCTCCCCTCCTCAAAAACCCCGCAAATCACCGCATCCTCCGCGACGCCAGCATCCACCAAGAGTCGCCGAAAGAGCACACCGAAATCATCATCTAGGGTTTTGCCCCAAATCATCAAACCCTTATCAGCTGACGGCGAAATCGACAATGCACTCTTACACCTCCGTTCAGCCGACCCGCTTCTCGGTTCCTTAATAGACACGCTTCGGGTCCCTCAATTTGAGTCATACCATTCTCCGTTTTTAGCCCTAAGCAAGAGCATTCTGTACCAGCAACTAGCTTATAAAGCAGGCACCTCAATTTACACACGCTTCGTGTCCCTTTGTGGCGGAGAAGATGCCGTTTGCCCTGACGTCGTCCTCTCCCTATCCGCTCAACAACTCAAGCAGATAGGTGTCTCGGGGCGAAAGGCTAGTTATTTATATGACTTAGCTCATAAGtataaaaatgggattttgtGTGATGATGCGCTTGTAAAGATGGATGATAAGTCATTGTTTACCATGCTTTCGATGGTGAAGGGTATTGGTTCTTGGTCAGTGCATATGTTCATGATCTTTTCACTGCATAGGCCGGATGTTTTGCCTGTTAGTGATTTGGGGGTCAGGAAAGGTGTGCAGTTGTTATACGGATTAGAGGAATTACCTAGGCCGTCGCAGATGGAGCAATTGTGCGAGAAATGGAGACCATATAGGTCAGCTGGGGCGTGGTATATGTGGCGGTTTGTGGAGGAGAAAGGGACTCCAACTACTGCTGCAGCTGCAATTGATGCTGGTAATGTGCAGCCGTTGCAGCAAATTCAGACAGGACAGGAGACACAGCAACATCAGTTGCAGCTTCTCGAGCCTATAAATGGCATTGGGAATCTTGGGTATTTGACTATTTTCCGCCTGAA GGCTTGCATTTGGAGCCAATGA
- the LOC104113363 gene encoding sugar transporter ERD6-like 4 isoform X1 produces the protein MSFPEDSASCEEGLIRKPLLPPKGKDMARTSFRDDSASSEEGLIRKPLLHTGSWYRMGSRQSSNSMMESSPQILRESISIYLCVLIVALGSIQFGFTLGYTNPTQSDIMDDLVLSISEFSIFGSLANVGAMVGAIASGQISEYIGRKGMLMIASIPNISGWLAISFARDTSFLYMGRLMEGFGVGIISYVVPVYIAEISPQNMRGVLGSINNLCLTVGTMLAYLLGLFTPWRVLAILGMLPCTILIPGLFFIPESPRWLAKMGNFEDFETSLQVLRGFDTDISLEVNEIKRSVGSSSKKATIRFSELKRKRYYYPLLIGIGLLTLQQLSGINGVLFYSSNIFKSAGVSSSKAATFGLGAIQVIVTAIVASLVDRAGRRVLLIMSSSLMTVSSFLVAIAFYLKDLTPESWHPALGILSLVGLVVLVMAFGLGLGSIPWIIMSEILPVNIKSLGGSVATLANWLTSWIVTMTANLLLTWSKGGTFIVYAVMSASTIVFVRLWVPETKGRTLEEIQRSFR, from the exons ATGAGTTTTCCAGAAGATTCCGCAAGCTGTGAGGAGGGGTTAATTCGAAAGCCATTACTGCCACCAAAAGGGAAAGACATGGCGCGGACGAGTTTTAGAGATGATTCAGCTAGCTCTGAGGAAGGGCTTATTAGGAAGCCATTGTTGCATACTGGGAGTTGGTATCGAATGGGGTCAAGGCAATCCAGCAATAGCATGATGGAATCATCGCCCCAAATACTTCGTGAATCAATCTCCATTTATCTCTGTGTCCTCATTGTTGCCTTAGGCTCCATCCAATTTGGCTTCACA TTGGGGTACACTAATCCTACGCAGTCTGACATCATGGACGACCTCGTACTTTCAATTTCAGAG TTTTCAATCTTTGGATCTTTAGCGAATGTGGGTGCAATGGTTGGTGCAATTGCAAGTGGTCAGATATCTGAATACATTGGCCGAAAAGGG ATGCTAATGATTGCATCAATTCCTAATATTAGTGGATGGCTTGCTATTTCATTTGCCAGA GACACTTCATTTTTATACATGGGAAGATTAATGGAAGGATTTGGTGTGGGCATTATTTCCTATGTG GTACCTGTATATATAGCGGAGATTTCACCTCAAAACATGAGAGGAGTCCTTGGATCCATTAATAAT CTCTGTTTAACAGTTGGGACAATGTTGGCATATCTATTGGGTCTCTTTACACCTTGGAGAGTGCTTGCAATTTTAG GAATGTTGCCATGCACAATATTGATACCTGGTCTGTTTTTTATACCAGAATCTCCTCGTTGGTTG GCTAAAATGGGGAATTTTGAGGATTTCGAAACTTCTTTGCAAGTTCTAAGGGGATTTGACACTGACATATCCTTAGAAGTGAATGAGATTAAG AGATCTGTGGGATCATCAAGTAAGAAAGCTACAATTAGGTTTTCTGAGCTTAAGAGAAAGCGATATTACTATCCTTTGCTG ATAGGTATAGGATTACTCACTCTCCAGCAACTCAGTGGCATTAATGGTGTCTTATTCTATTCCAGTAACATCTTCAAATCTGCTG GAGTTTCATCGAGTAAAGCTGCAACATTTGGACTCGGGGCTATTCAG GTCATTGTTACTGCTATAGTTGCATCACTTGTGGACAGGGCGGGTCGCAGGGTACTTCTTATT ATGTCCTCTTCGTTAATGACAGTTAGTAGCTTCCTTGTTGCAATAGCATTCTACCTAAAG GATCTTACGCCTGAATCTTGGCATCCTGCCTTAGGAATATTATCTCTGGTTGGACTTGTG GTTTTGGTGATGGCATTTGGCCTGGGATTAGGGTCCATTCCATGGATCATAATGTCTGAG ATACTACCAGTGAACATTAAAAGTCTAGGAGGCAGTGTTGCTACACTGGCCAATTGGCTAACATCATGGATTGTTACAATGACAGCAAACTTGCTTTTGACTTGGAGCAAAGGAG GAACATTCATCGTCTATGCAGTGATGTCGGCTTCTACAATTGTTTTTGTTAGACTTTGGGTTCCTGAAACCAAAGGAAGAACTCTTGAAGAGATTCAGCGTTCCTTCAGATGA
- the LOC104097282 gene encoding DNA-3-methyladenine glycosylase 1-like isoform X2 produces MGEQTQVQAKPETQTPPQPQPQPNSDSTLVSNSPVDLPPNPSNPSKIPIRPQKIRKLSSLPSSKTPQITASSATPASTKSRRKSTPKSSSRVLPQIIKPLSADGEIDNALLHLRSADPLLGSLIDTLRVPQFESYHSPFLALSKSILYQQLAYKAGTSIYTRFVSLCGGEDAVCPDVVLSLSAQQLKQIGVSGRKASYLYDLAHKYKNGILCDDALVKMDDKSLFTMLSMVKGIGSWSVHMFMIFSLHRPDVLPVSDLGVRKGVQLLYGLEELPRPSQMEQLCEKWRPYRSAGAWYMWRFVEEKGTPTTAAAAIDAGNVQPLQQIQTGQETQQHQLQLLEPINGIGNLGACIWSQ; encoded by the exons ATGGGTGAACAAACCCAAGTACAAGCAAAACCCGAAACCCAAACTCCACCTCAACCCCAACCCCAACCCAATTCCGACTCCACCCTTGTATCCAACTCTCCCGTTGATCTTCCCCCAAACCCCTCTAACCCTTCCAAAATCCCAATTCGACCCCAAAAAATACGAAAACTCTCTTCCCTCCCCTCCTCAAAAACCCCGCAAATCACCGCATCCTCCGCGACGCCAGCATCCACCAAGAGTCGCCGAAAGAGCACACCGAAATCATCATCTAGGGTTTTGCCCCAAATCATCAAACCCTTATCAGCTGACGGCGAAATCGACAATGCACTCTTACACCTCCGTTCAGCCGACCCGCTTCTCGGTTCCTTAATAGACACGCTTCGGGTCCCTCAATTTGAGTCATACCATTCTCCGTTTTTAGCCCTAAGCAAGAGCATTCTGTACCAGCAACTAGCTTATAAAGCAGGCACCTCAATTTACACACGCTTCGTGTCCCTTTGTGGCGGAGAAGATGCCGTTTGCCCTGACGTCGTCCTCTCCCTATCCGCTCAACAACTCAAGCAGATAGGTGTCTCGGGGCGAAAGGCTAGTTATTTATATGACTTAGCTCATAAGtataaaaatgggattttgtGTGATGATGCGCTTGTAAAGATGGATGATAAGTCATTGTTTACCATGCTTTCGATGGTGAAGGGTATTGGTTCTTGGTCAGTGCATATGTTCATGATCTTTTCACTGCATAGGCCGGATGTTTTGCCTGTTAGTGATTTGGGGGTCAGGAAAGGTGTGCAGTTGTTATACGGATTAGAGGAATTACCTAGGCCGTCGCAGATGGAGCAATTGTGCGAGAAATGGAGACCATATAGGTCAGCTGGGGCGTGGTATATGTGGCGGTTTGTGGAGGAGAAAGGGACTCCAACTACTGCTGCAGCTGCAATTGATGCTGGTAATGTGCAGCCGTTGCAGCAAATTCAGACAGGACAGGAGACACAGCAACATCAGTTGCAGCTTCTCGAGCCTATAAATGGCATTGGGAATCTTGG GGCTTGCATTTGGAGCCAATGA